A genomic stretch from Lathyrus oleraceus cultivar Zhongwan6 chromosome 2, CAAS_Psat_ZW6_1.0, whole genome shotgun sequence includes:
- the LOC127121406 gene encoding GDP-fucose transporter 1, which yields MSSSTKPPHYATSGLVIGYALCSSLLAIINKYAITQFNYPGLLTALQYLTSALGVYLFRKLGFLHHDPFTIPIAKKFFPAALVFFLAIFTNTNLLRHANVDTFIVFRSLTPLLVALADTAFRGQPSPSNLTFFSLVVILAGAVGYVATDSGFTLTAYSWAFAYLVTITTEMVYIKHMVMSLGLNTWGFVLYNNVLSLMIAPFFWFLTGENFEVSNAINSSTGSLFEMNAFLAVSLSCVFGLLISFFGFAARKAVSATAFTVTGVVNKFLMVAINVTIWDKHASPAGLVCLLFTIIGGVLYQQSVTGNCSMLSV from the coding sequence ATGTCATCATCAACCAAGCCACCGCACTACGCCACAAGCGGTTTGGTGATAGGTTACGCTCTCTGTTCAAGCTTGTTAGCGATAATCAACAAATACGCCATCACTCAATTCAACTACCCTGGTCTCTTAACCGCTTTACAGTACCTCACTTCAGCTCTCGGCGTTTACCTTTTCCGAAAATTAGGGTTTCTTCATCACGATCCTTTCACCATTCCGATCGCCAAGAAATTCTTCCCTGCCGCACTCGTTTTCTTCCTCGCTATCTTCACCAACACGAATCTACTCCGTCACGCTAACGTTGATACCTTCATTGTTTTCAGATCTCTTACCCCTCTTCTTGTTGCTCTCGCTGATACCGCTTTTCGAGGTCAACCTTCGCCTTCTAACCTTACTTTTTTCTCGCTTGTTGTTATTCTTGCTGGTGCCGTTGGTTATGTTGCTACCGATTCGGGTTTTACTCTTACCGCTTATTCATGGGCTTTTGCTTATTTGGTTACGATTACTACTGAGATGGTTTATATCAAGCATATGGTTATGAGTCTTGGGTTGAATACTTGGGGTTTTGTTCTTTATAACAATGTCTTGTCTTTAATGATTGCTCCTTTCTTTTGGTTTCTAACTGGAGAGAATTTTGAGGTTTCGAATGCGATTAATTCGAGTACCGGGAGTTTGTTTGAGATGAATGCGTTTCTTGCGGTTTCTTTGTCTTGTGTGTTTGGTTTGCTTATCAGTTTCTTTGGATTTGCTGCGAGAAAAGCGGTTTCGGCTACTGCTTTTACGGTTACTGGGGTTGTGAATAAGTTTCTCATGGTGGCTATTAATGTGACGATTTGGGATAAGCATGCTAGTCCTGCTGGTCTGGTTTGTTTGCTTTTTACTATAATTGGGGGAGTTCTTTATCAGCAATCGGTTACTGGGAATTGTTCAATGCTATCAGTATGA